The following is a genomic window from Staphylococcus saccharolyticus.
CCACTATTGCAATTATACCGACACTTATCGCAGTATCTTTTTCCTTAGATTTTAGAATTGGAGCTGTTGCCCCAATTGCTGCAGCGCCACATATCCCAGTACCAATACCTAATAGTAAGGTAATACCGGTATCTCCTTTAATCAATTGATTGAACATGATTGTCACACTTATCGCAAAGATGGCAACTCCAATATCAATTAATAATAGTTTCCAACCTTTACCTAAAACATCGTTCATATTAAGTTTTAAACCATATAAAATAATCGCAAATTTTAGTAAACGCTTTGAAGTGAATGTAATTCCTGAACGAGCCTCTTCTGGGTAACCAAAAATTTGACGGTAAATCATTGCTAAAATAATGGCAATTGATAATGCACCAAAAGTACTTAAAATTGGAAGCTTGGCGAGTAACAAGCTAATTGTTGCAATCATACATGTAAAAAGTAGTCCTTTAGTGAAACGTATTTGTGCGGTCGATTTCATATTTATATACACCTCAGTATAAAATTTTAGCATTGCGTTGTTATAACATTAAATAAATATAAAGTATAATGGTTATAACGAAAAAAATATGACTGCGAATTGCAATAAAGGAATGAAGACTATGGATCCATACAAGGTTTTAATTGAAGTAGTGAAGACAGAAAGTTTTACGAAAGCAGCAGGAAATCTCTACACATCTCAACCTTCAGTGAGTCGAGATATTAAGCGTTTAGAAACGAAGTATGATGTTAAGATTTTCGAATTTAAATCACCTTATTTAAGTTTAACTAGTGAAGGAGAAAAGTTACTTCAATATGCATTACAACGTGAGAGTATTGAACAAGCATTATGGCAAAACTTGAAGGTAGGATCACAAATTATTGCAGGCACACTTACATTAGGAAGTAGTTATACTTATGGAGAATATTTACTATCAAATCAATTGACGAAACTTACGCAATTATATCCTGATTTACATATACATTTACGTATTAATAATTCAGACACTGTTATCAATGATATCAAACATAATATTATCGATATAGGTATTGTAGAAAAGGAAATTCGGGATAATGCAGTTGAATGTCAGAAAATTAAAGAAGATGAAATGGTCTGTATTTATAAAAAGTCCATAGAACCTAAAATGGATGTGTGTTTTGTCAGAGAAAAAGGTTCTGGAACACGGTTCTATCAAGAAGTAGGTTTGTCTCAATTAAACTACAATCCATATCTTATTGAAATCAACAATATTAAAGTGATTAAACAAATGACACAAGCTGGCAATGG
Proteins encoded in this region:
- a CDS encoding LysR substrate-binding domain-containing protein, whose protein sequence is MDPYKVLIEVVKTESFTKAAGNLYTSQPSVSRDIKRLETKYDVKIFEFKSPYLSLTSEGEKLLQYALQRESIEQALWQNLKVGSQIIAGTLTLGSSYTYGEYLLSNQLTKLTQLYPDLHIHLRINNSDTVINDIKHNIIDIGIVEKEIRDNAVECQKIKEDEMVCIYKKSIEPKMDVCFVREKGSGTRFYQEVGLSQLNYNPYLIEINNIKVIKQMTQAGNGFTIISKSAIQQEDYETLVVKPLNVYRNYYLVKYIDKYVDKNIDIVIQTVLTDEIG